One region of Catenuloplanes indicus genomic DNA includes:
- a CDS encoding alcohol dehydrogenase catalytic domain-containing protein, giving the protein MIAARGLIARGAELTVEEFHLDPPGDGEIEVEIGAAGVCHSDLSMVNGTLAPSFPLVLGHEAAGTVVAVGADVDRMRAGDRVVLNWAPPCRACWHCTHGEPWLCETAGAPSTPRGALPDGTPLHVTLGLGALATRVVIPARAAVPVPGELSFADAALLGCAVLTGFGAIRNTAGVRSGESVAVIGLGGVGLSVVGAARAAGARPIVAVDVSPEKEKLALAAGATDFLVSDGTLSRALRGLTGGRGADVVVECVGRAATIRAAYRGARRGGRVVVVGMGARSDIVELSALELFHSGRTLRGCVYGTADFDVEIPRLAAAVLDGSLDLRPLVTHHATLDDAPAAFARMSRGEGARTVITP; this is encoded by the coding sequence GTGATCGCGGCCCGCGGCCTGATCGCACGCGGCGCCGAGCTGACCGTGGAGGAGTTCCACCTCGATCCGCCCGGCGACGGCGAGATCGAGGTGGAGATCGGCGCGGCCGGCGTCTGCCACTCCGACCTGTCCATGGTCAACGGCACGCTCGCGCCGTCGTTCCCGCTGGTCCTCGGCCACGAGGCGGCCGGCACCGTGGTCGCGGTGGGGGCGGACGTCGACCGCATGCGCGCCGGCGACCGGGTGGTGCTGAACTGGGCGCCGCCGTGCCGGGCGTGCTGGCACTGCACGCACGGCGAGCCATGGCTGTGCGAGACCGCCGGTGCCCCGTCCACGCCACGCGGCGCGCTGCCGGACGGCACGCCGCTGCACGTCACGCTGGGCCTGGGCGCGCTGGCCACCCGCGTGGTCATCCCCGCGCGGGCCGCCGTGCCGGTACCGGGCGAGCTGTCGTTCGCGGACGCGGCGCTGCTCGGCTGCGCGGTGCTGACCGGCTTCGGCGCGATACGCAACACCGCGGGCGTCCGGTCCGGCGAGTCCGTGGCGGTGATCGGCCTGGGCGGCGTCGGCCTGTCCGTGGTCGGCGCCGCGCGCGCGGCCGGGGCCCGCCCGATCGTGGCGGTCGACGTGTCCCCGGAGAAGGAGAAGCTGGCGCTGGCCGCCGGTGCGACGGACTTTCTGGTCTCGGACGGCACGCTGAGCCGGGCGCTGCGCGGGCTGACCGGCGGGCGCGGTGCGGACGTGGTGGTCGAGTGCGTGGGCCGGGCCGCGACGATCCGGGCCGCGTACCGCGGTGCGCGCCGGGGCGGCCGGGTCGTCGTGGTCGGCATGGGCGCACGGTCGGACATCGTGGAGCTCTCCGCGCTCGAGCTGTTCCACTCCGGCCGGACGCTGCGCGGCTGCGTCTACGGTACGGCCGACTTCGACGTGGAGATTCCCCGGCTCGCGGCCGCGGTGCTGGACGGTTCGCTGGACCTGCGGCCGCTTGTCACGCACCACGCCACGCTGGACGACGCGCCCGCCGCGTTCGCCCGGATGAGTCGCGGCGAGGGCGCCCGCACCGTGATCACGCCATAG